The Kosakonia sp. SMBL-WEM22 sequence AAATGCCCGCTCGCAGTCGAGATGCCGCGCCAGTTTGCCATCCAGCGCATCGGCCAGCATCGCGAGGTAAAGCAGGCTGATACTAAGCCAGATAGCGCCAGATAACGCAGCACAGAGCCCGCCAAGAGCGATAACCATGCCCATTAGCGTCAGGCAATCCGGCAACGACAGACGGCAGATAAAGGGATATCGCATTATCACACCTCCTGAAAAAAGGCTTTCAGTTTTCGCCGCGCGAGCAGGCAACGCAGCCGCGCGCGGTCGATACGGCTGCGATGCCGTGCATCGACGGGCAGTTTCGCGCAGAGCCAGAAGCGGACCGGCTCGCCGGGAAAGAGGGTTGCCATCAATGGCGCGGCGGCGTGGCACTGCGCCGCCTGTTGCAGTACTACGCAAATCTCCCGCTGCGGCCCCTCTACTACCGCGCTGGTCTCAATGCCCGGCAGGCCATTAAGCTGCTTTTCAACGGGGTAAGGCGAGAGCGTTAAGCCGGAAGGTGTGCGCAGCCGGTCGGCGATCCTGCCCGTCAACCAGAGACGCTGCTGCGCATCCAGAAAGCCGCTGTCTCCGGTGCGATGCCAGACGCGCCCCGCCAGATCCCTGATTTTAGTGAGCTGCTCGGCCTGCGGATTGTTGAGATACCGGGTAAGCACCTGCGGCCCGCTGACCCAAATCTCCCCCTCTTCCCCCGCGGGCTGAGGGTCCCGCCCGCGCACAATCAGGATCTCTGTTTCAGGCCCCGGTCGCCCGACAAGATAGCCAGGCTGCCGATCCCACGCCTCAAGCAGCTCATCAATGTCAACATTACTGATGGGATCGGCTTCCGACGCGCCATAGTTAACCGCGCAGGTTGCCCGTGGGAAATAGCGTTGGACAGCGAGTAACAGCAGCCGGGTCACCGGCGCGCCGCCAATAATCACCTCCCTCACCGCCGGGAAGCGGCACTGCTGCACGTCGGCATAGTCGACCAGCTCTTTTAGCCAGGCGGGCGAGACGCTCAGACGCGTGATTGCCTGAGCGTTAATCGCCCCGGCAATCATCTGCACAGGCAGGCGGCCTTGCGCATCAAAAGTGGGCAGCAGATAGCAGCAGCCCGCGTGAAAATGGCTGAACAGCGTCAGGATCGGAAAAGAGGTCACATCGCGCTGCTGGCGATGTGCAAAGAAGTGGCTCATCGCCTGACACTGCGCCAGCAGCGAAGGGTGAGAGCGCACAACGCCTTTTGGCGTGCCTGTCGAGCCACTGGTAAAAGTCAGCAGCGCAGTCGCCTCGTCATCAAGAGCCTTAACACAGAAGGTAGCACCGTCTATCTCCGGCACAGCCTGCGCTAAAGGAGCGGTAAAGAGCCGCAGGGTATCAAGCGTAAAACGACGAACCCGCCACAGCTCGGGCAGCAGATACCAGTACTTTCCCGCACTCTGCGCCACGATCATAGCGCTCAGACGCGCCTGTTTCAGGCAGCTGCGCAGCTGCTGGCGCGGCATATCTTTTTGCACCAATACCGGAACTAGCCCGGCACCCAGCATCGCATAGAGCAGCAGATAAAACTCCATGTTTGGGGCCAGCAGCAGCAGTACGCGCGCACCGGCCTGCAGCCCGCTTCGCTCCAGCCTGCGTTGATATACCGCTGCGCGCGACACAAGCTGCGCATATGTGATCGTTTCTCCCCCGGCGCAGAGCGCAGGCAGCGAAGGGGGCTGTTTGAGCAGATATTCACAGAAGTTCATGGCGTACATCCCTGTAATAGAGTCCATAGTGGTGAAACACCTTATTTGGGCTGCAACTGGCGCGTAGCGCGGTGGCTGTTGTCGGCCCTTTCCAGTTGAGCAGCGCCGCGCCGAGGCGCGGCCACTGAGCATCGAAGCTGAAGAGAAAGCGGCGCACCAGCATGGCGTAGAGCAGAGAGCGACGATAGCGCGGCACGATCATGATGGTTTTAAAGATCCCGGTTTGCTGGCGCTTATCCGCCAGATTAAACAACAAGCCGGCAACATCGCCTTGCGGGCCAAAGGCGAGACAGGAGCCTGGCGCATCGAAACAGGGTTGCAACGTATCGACATTAAAGTGCCAGTCGAAAAGCGCCTCACTGCTGATAGTCCAGCCGACATTCTTAGCAAAGTGCCGGGTGATAAGCGTATAAAGCGCTTCATGGTGCGCCTGCCACAGCGCAGGGGTTAGCGGCTGGAGGGAAAAATCAGCCGCGCGCCAGCGCCCAATATCGTTTTCGGGAAGTGCCAGCTGACGAACCACATTTGCCTCTTCAAACAGCGAAAAGTAGCGCGCCAGCGGCTGAAACCCCATCTGCCCAAGCAGGTGTTGATACCAGGGCGGGTTATAGGGCTCACCGGCAAACGGCGCACAGGTCGGTGTATCCAGGCGCAGGCGAAATTTGCCTAACGTACTGAAATTAATGGGACCGATAAGGCGTGAGGCACCCTGCGCTCTTGCCCAGCGCATCAGGGCACGAAACAGACGATGATTGGGAATGCGGTTATCGATCGTTTCCCAGTAACCAAAGTTCACCACGGTCTCCCCTGCGGCGTTAAGGGCAGCGAAGCCCGCTAGCCGCGCGCAATCGCGAATATAGCCGGTCCAGACGCGCCCCTGCTGCATAAAGGGGTTAGCTGCGCTGAACTGGCGCGCCATTACGGTAGCCTCTTCGCCGGGCCAGAAAGGGTCGTGCGCATAGATCTGTGGGGCAATCCCCAGAAACTCCCGCTCCAGCGTATCGCCCGCCTGCCACTCCTGTTCAATCAACGGTCGGCTCATATTCCCCTCTCCCACGCTCTATGCCCCGCGTAATCTTCCCGTTCGCGCCGTTCATGCGGATCACTTCGCCCTGCTGAAGCTGGTGGGTCACGCCAGGCACGCCAACGATAGCCGGGATGCCCATCTCGCGTGCCACGATGGCGGAGTGCGATAGCGTCGAGCCGCGCTCAACAATCAATCCACCGAGGCCGGGAAATAGCGGTGCCCAGCCGGGATCGGTACGCACGGTGCAGAGAATGGTGCCCGCGAGATTGCCCGCCTTCTCCGGCGAGAGTATCAGGCTGACCGGTGCCTCGACCGTGCCGGGGTAGCAGCCCGTGCCTTGCAGGTGCGTAAGATTGGCCGCCGAGGGCGGCTGCGCGGCGTGTAGCGTCTGCTGCTGAAACAGCGTTTGGGTAAGGGATAAGCGATTAGCCGGCTCCTCCTCCTGCTGATAGCGCTCATATTCGGCGCGCCGCTGGGCGATGAGTGCGGTCAGGCCCGTTTGCACTGCCGTTCCGTCAAGGCCCTGGTAGATCTCCTCCCGTGTCA is a genomic window containing:
- a CDS encoding AMP-binding protein, producing MDSITGMYAMNFCEYLLKQPPSLPALCAGGETITYAQLVSRAAVYQRRLERSGLQAGARVLLLLAPNMEFYLLLYAMLGAGLVPVLVQKDMPRQQLRSCLKQARLSAMIVAQSAGKYWYLLPELWRVRRFTLDTLRLFTAPLAQAVPEIDGATFCVKALDDEATALLTFTSGSTGTPKGVVRSHPSLLAQCQAMSHFFAHRQQRDVTSFPILTLFSHFHAGCCYLLPTFDAQGRLPVQMIAGAINAQAITRLSVSPAWLKELVDYADVQQCRFPAVREVIIGGAPVTRLLLLAVQRYFPRATCAVNYGASEADPISNVDIDELLEAWDRQPGYLVGRPGPETEILIVRGRDPQPAGEEGEIWVSGPQVLTRYLNNPQAEQLTKIRDLAGRVWHRTGDSGFLDAQQRLWLTGRIADRLRTPSGLTLSPYPVEKQLNGLPGIETSAVVEGPQREICVVLQQAAQCHAAAPLMATLFPGEPVRFWLCAKLPVDARHRSRIDRARLRCLLARRKLKAFFQEV